A window from Zingiber officinale cultivar Zhangliang chromosome 7A, Zo_v1.1, whole genome shotgun sequence encodes these proteins:
- the LOC122001534 gene encoding protein SPA1-RELATED 4-like isoform X2: MFHGMPSGRQVFAIKGGLREERGERNRAKGGEKEKGKGEGAEAKGPNQRWDFAALFASAASGNPDPPFAWWFSFANARFVLVSEVASGEREQGAGLPFLLGFDLIGRDLVEEVERHGAKKMDGSEETSGRARSSSASRAAGGAGFSGSIDFSRGPNGCIWGWDQEEEEEKKKEDFVREEEKEELRRLLSFGIGGNGAGGGGGDVSLREWLDRAGRAVELLECLHVFRQVLEAAHKQGVVVGNVRPSCFVISPSNRVSFIESASFSTSGLGGSSSSAQGEGTEAFPEGPSSLLRDADGNAEKTTFPTKPILLMESSWYTSPEEADGAPATYASDVFRLGVLLFELFCAFDSLEDKLTAMADLRHRILPRQLLLNWPKEASFCLWLLHPQPDTRPKMSEVLRSEFLNRQINFLEEGESVSKISEEIEDQELLREFLLHLQYQKLDVAHRLHDAIACISSDIQEIQDQRSILTQNSFLKLNRDGHSSSLFTKIDQPARKRCRPDYKNELNNLGSEDPESVTELQIHQQNIAVKSSRLMKNFKKLEAAYFSARCRKSKSTHRPPNKPVPVSRCGTGSAVWTKQSSIDDTVLKGHGGREGKWVVSSFLEDLCKYLSFSKLKVRVNLKQGDLLNTMNLVCSMGFDRDKEFFATAGVNKKIKVFECDMILNKDRDIHYPIVEMINKSKLSCICWNSYIKSQIASSDFEGVVKVWDVTRSQSLAEMKEHERRVWSVDFSLTDPTKFVSGSDDGTVKLWSINKAGSTGSIRTKANVCSVQFHPDSAYSLAVGSANHRVYCYDLRNLRMPFCTLPGHTKTVSYVRYLDASHLVSASTDNTLTLWNLPTCTTSAADNILQTFSGHTNNQVYQYTMDISPLARKQMRSLSIINHSLCLSCLTNLGVPTKYQASQTMTLHSLCLVSAGKVSRRCCSQPTRVAASSSWRWSNS; the protein is encoded by the exons ATGTTTCACGGCATGCCAAGCGGCCGCCAAGTATTCGCGATTAAAGGTGGGCTgagagaggagagaggagagaggaATCGAGCGAAGGGTGGCGAGAAAGAGAAAGGGAAAGGGGAAGGAGCGGAAGCGAAGGGACCGAATCAAAGGTGGGACTTTGCGGCTCTCTTCGCCTCCGCGGCGTCTGGTAATCCTGATCCGCCctttgcttggtggttctcgtttgCGAATGCTCGCTTTGTCTTAGTCTCTGAGGTAGCGAGCGGGGAGAGGGAGCAAGGCGCCGGTTTGCCTTTTTTGCTTGGGTTTGATTTGATCGGAAGGGATTTGGTGGAGGAGGTAGAGAGGCACGGGGCGAAGAAGATGGATGGTTCAGAGGAGACGTCGGGGCGGGCGCGGTCGTCATCGGCGTCCCGTGCAGCAGGCGGCGCCGGTTTCAGTGGCAGTATTGATTTTTCCCGTGGCCCAAACGGATGCATCTGGGGTTGGGatcaggaggaggaggaagagaagaaaaaagaGGATTTTGTgagggaggaggagaaggaggagctaCGCCGCTTGCTCTCCTTCGGAATCGGTGGCAACGGCGCTGGCGGTGGCGGCGGGGATGTCAGTCTTCGGGAATGGCTCGATCGGGCGGGACGGGCGGTGGAGCTCCTCGAGTGCTTGCACGTGTTCCGGCAGGTTCTGGAGGCGGCACACAAGCAGGGCGTCGTCGTCGGCAACGTGCGGCCCTCTTGTTTCGTGATATCGCCTTCTAACCGCGTCTCGTTCATCGAGTCTGCTTCTTTCTCCACCTCTGGCCTCGGCGGGTCGTCTTCCTCCGCTCAAGGCGAGGGCACTGAAGCGTTTCCCGAGGGCCCCTCCTCCCTGCTCAGGGACGCCGACGGCAATGCAGAAAAGACAACCTTCCCAACGAAACCGATCTTGCTTATGGAATCGAGTTGGTACACCAGCCCAGAGGAAGCCGACGGCGCTCCCGCCACATATGCTTCCGACGTTTTCCGATTAGGCGTCCTCCTGTTTGAG TTGTTCTGTGCCTTCGACTCATTGGAGGATAAGCTGACCGCCATGGCTGACCTCCGGCATCGCATCCTTCCTCGGCAGCTGCTGCTCAACTGGCCAAAGGAAGCTTCTTTCTGCCTGTGGCTGTTACACCCTCAGCCGGACACCCGGCCCAAGATGAG TGAAGTGTTGCGTAGTGAGTTCCTCAATCGACAAATAAATTTTTTGGAAGAGGGAGAATCCGTATCAAAGATTTCAGAAGAGATAGAAGATCAAGAATTGCTTAGGGAGTTTCTTTTGCATTTGCAGTATCAAAAGCTAGATGTTGCTCATAGATTGCATGACGCTATTGCTTGTATCTCTTCTGATATTCAAGAGATCCAAGATCAGAGGTCTATCCTCACACAGAAttcatttctaaaattgaacagAGATGGACACTCGTCGTCATTATTCACAAAAATTGATcaacctgcaagaaaacgttgcAGACCAGATTATAAGAACGAGCTCAATAATTTAGGTTCTGAGGATCCAGAATCAGTGACAGAATTGCAGATTCATCAGCAGAATATAGCGGTAAAGAGTTCGAGATTGATGAAGAATTTCAAAAAGTTGGAGGCAGCTTACTTTTCTGCAAGATGCAGGAAATCAAAATCAACACACAGACCACCAAATAAGCCCGTGCCAGTTTCGAGGTGTGGCACTGGATCAGCTGTTTGGACCAAGCAGAGTTCGATTGACGATACAGTTCTTAAAGGACATGGTGGAAGGGAAGGCAAATGGGTAGTAAGTTCATTTCTTGAGGACTTGTGTAAATACCTGTCTTTCAGCAAGTTGAAAGTTAGGGTGAACTTGAAGCAGGGTGATTTGTTGAATACCATGAACTTAGTATGTTCCATGGGTTTCGATAGGGACAAGGAGTTTTTCGCTACTGCTGGTGTGAATAAGAAAATCAAAGTCTTTGAATGCGATATGATTCTAAATAAAGATCGAGATATTCATTATCCCATTGTCGAAATGATTAACAAATCAAAACTCAGTTGTATTTGTTGGAACAGTTATATCAAGAGCCAGATAGCTTCGAGCGACTTTGAAGGTGTAGTGAAG GTATGGGATGTTACAAGAAGTCAAAGTTTGGCTGAAATGAAGGAACACGAGAGACGTGTATGGTCCGTTGATTTTTCACTCACCGACCCAACGAAGTTCGTTAGTGGAAGCGATGATGGTACCGTGAAGCTGTGGAGTATTAATAAG GCTGGAAGCACCGGTTCTATCAGAACCAAGGCTAATGTTTGTTCTGTTCAGTTTCATCCAGATTCTGCATACTCACTCGCAGTTGGTTCAGCTAATCATCGGGTCTATTGCTATGATCTCCGGAACTTGAGGATGCCTTTTTGTACATTACCCGGTCATACAAAAACTGTGAGCTATGTGAGGTATCTAGATGCATCGCATCTTGTCTCTGCGTCCACCGATAATACGTTGACGCTATGGAATTTGCCTACATGTACAACGAGTGCAGCTGACAATATACTTCAAACCTTTTCAGGTCATACAAACAATCAG GTCTATCAGTATACGATGGATATATCGCCACTGGCTCGGAAACAAATGAG GTCTTTGTCTATCATAAATCATTCCCTATGCCTATCTTGTCTTACAAATTTGGGAGTGCCGACCAAATATCAAGCCAGTCAAACAATGACGCTACACAGTTTGTGTCTTGTGTCTGCTGGCAAGGTCAGTCGACGATGCTGCTCGCAGCCAACTCGAGTGGCAGCATCAAGTTCTTGGAGATGGTCTAACTCTTAG
- the LOC122001534 gene encoding protein SPA1-RELATED 4-like isoform X3: MFHGMPSGRQVFAIKGGLREERGERNRAKGGEKEKGKGEGAEAKGPNQRWDFAALFASAASGNPDPPFAWWFSFANARFVLVSEVASGEREQGAGLPFLLGFDLIGRDLVEEVERHGAKKMDGSEETSGRARSSSASRAAGGAGFSGSIDFSRGPNGCIWGWDQEEEEEKKKEDFVREEEKEELRRLLSFGIGGNGAGGGGGDVSLREWLDRAGRAVELLECLHVFRQVLEAAHKQGVVVGNVRPSCFVISPSNRVSFIESASFSTSGLGGSSSSAQGEGTEAFPEGPSSLLRDADGNAEKTTFPTKPILLMESSWYTSPEEADGAPATYASDVFRLGVLLFELFCAFDSLEDKLTAMADLRHRILPRQLLLNWPKEASFCLWLLHPQPDTRPKMSEVLRSEFLNRQINFLEEGESVSKISEEIEDQELLREFLLHLQYQKLDVAHRLHDAIACISSDIQEIQDQRSILTQNSFLKLNRDGHSSSLFTKIDQPARKRCRPDYKNELNNLGSEDPESVTELQIHQQNIAVKSSRLMKNFKKLEAAYFSARCRKSKSTHRPPNKPVPVSRCGTGSAVWTKQSSIDDTVLKGHGGREGKWVVSSFLEDLCKYLSFSKLKVRVNLKQGDLLNTMNLVCSMGFDRDKEFFATAGVNKKIKVFECDMILNKDRDIHYPIVEMINKSKLSCICWNSYIKSQIASSDFEGVVKVWDVTRSQSLAEMKEHERRVWSVDFSLTDPTKFVSGSDDGTVKLWSINKAILFLHMLLEAPVLSEPRLMFVLFSFIQILHTHSQLVQLIIGSIAMISGT; the protein is encoded by the exons ATGTTTCACGGCATGCCAAGCGGCCGCCAAGTATTCGCGATTAAAGGTGGGCTgagagaggagagaggagagaggaATCGAGCGAAGGGTGGCGAGAAAGAGAAAGGGAAAGGGGAAGGAGCGGAAGCGAAGGGACCGAATCAAAGGTGGGACTTTGCGGCTCTCTTCGCCTCCGCGGCGTCTGGTAATCCTGATCCGCCctttgcttggtggttctcgtttgCGAATGCTCGCTTTGTCTTAGTCTCTGAGGTAGCGAGCGGGGAGAGGGAGCAAGGCGCCGGTTTGCCTTTTTTGCTTGGGTTTGATTTGATCGGAAGGGATTTGGTGGAGGAGGTAGAGAGGCACGGGGCGAAGAAGATGGATGGTTCAGAGGAGACGTCGGGGCGGGCGCGGTCGTCATCGGCGTCCCGTGCAGCAGGCGGCGCCGGTTTCAGTGGCAGTATTGATTTTTCCCGTGGCCCAAACGGATGCATCTGGGGTTGGGatcaggaggaggaggaagagaagaaaaaagaGGATTTTGTgagggaggaggagaaggaggagctaCGCCGCTTGCTCTCCTTCGGAATCGGTGGCAACGGCGCTGGCGGTGGCGGCGGGGATGTCAGTCTTCGGGAATGGCTCGATCGGGCGGGACGGGCGGTGGAGCTCCTCGAGTGCTTGCACGTGTTCCGGCAGGTTCTGGAGGCGGCACACAAGCAGGGCGTCGTCGTCGGCAACGTGCGGCCCTCTTGTTTCGTGATATCGCCTTCTAACCGCGTCTCGTTCATCGAGTCTGCTTCTTTCTCCACCTCTGGCCTCGGCGGGTCGTCTTCCTCCGCTCAAGGCGAGGGCACTGAAGCGTTTCCCGAGGGCCCCTCCTCCCTGCTCAGGGACGCCGACGGCAATGCAGAAAAGACAACCTTCCCAACGAAACCGATCTTGCTTATGGAATCGAGTTGGTACACCAGCCCAGAGGAAGCCGACGGCGCTCCCGCCACATATGCTTCCGACGTTTTCCGATTAGGCGTCCTCCTGTTTGAG TTGTTCTGTGCCTTCGACTCATTGGAGGATAAGCTGACCGCCATGGCTGACCTCCGGCATCGCATCCTTCCTCGGCAGCTGCTGCTCAACTGGCCAAAGGAAGCTTCTTTCTGCCTGTGGCTGTTACACCCTCAGCCGGACACCCGGCCCAAGATGAG TGAAGTGTTGCGTAGTGAGTTCCTCAATCGACAAATAAATTTTTTGGAAGAGGGAGAATCCGTATCAAAGATTTCAGAAGAGATAGAAGATCAAGAATTGCTTAGGGAGTTTCTTTTGCATTTGCAGTATCAAAAGCTAGATGTTGCTCATAGATTGCATGACGCTATTGCTTGTATCTCTTCTGATATTCAAGAGATCCAAGATCAGAGGTCTATCCTCACACAGAAttcatttctaaaattgaacagAGATGGACACTCGTCGTCATTATTCACAAAAATTGATcaacctgcaagaaaacgttgcAGACCAGATTATAAGAACGAGCTCAATAATTTAGGTTCTGAGGATCCAGAATCAGTGACAGAATTGCAGATTCATCAGCAGAATATAGCGGTAAAGAGTTCGAGATTGATGAAGAATTTCAAAAAGTTGGAGGCAGCTTACTTTTCTGCAAGATGCAGGAAATCAAAATCAACACACAGACCACCAAATAAGCCCGTGCCAGTTTCGAGGTGTGGCACTGGATCAGCTGTTTGGACCAAGCAGAGTTCGATTGACGATACAGTTCTTAAAGGACATGGTGGAAGGGAAGGCAAATGGGTAGTAAGTTCATTTCTTGAGGACTTGTGTAAATACCTGTCTTTCAGCAAGTTGAAAGTTAGGGTGAACTTGAAGCAGGGTGATTTGTTGAATACCATGAACTTAGTATGTTCCATGGGTTTCGATAGGGACAAGGAGTTTTTCGCTACTGCTGGTGTGAATAAGAAAATCAAAGTCTTTGAATGCGATATGATTCTAAATAAAGATCGAGATATTCATTATCCCATTGTCGAAATGATTAACAAATCAAAACTCAGTTGTATTTGTTGGAACAGTTATATCAAGAGCCAGATAGCTTCGAGCGACTTTGAAGGTGTAGTGAAG GTATGGGATGTTACAAGAAGTCAAAGTTTGGCTGAAATGAAGGAACACGAGAGACGTGTATGGTCCGTTGATTTTTCACTCACCGACCCAACGAAGTTCGTTAGTGGAAGCGATGATGGTACCGTGAAGCTGTGGAGTATTAATAAGGCAATTCTATTCTTACACATGCT GCTGGAAGCACCGGTTCTATCAGAACCAAGGCTAATGTTTGTTCTGTTCAGTTTCATCCAGATTCTGCATACTCACTCGCAGTTGGTTCAGCTAATCATCGGGTCTATTGCTATGATCTCCGGAACTTGA
- the LOC122001534 gene encoding protein SPA1-RELATED 4-like isoform X4, whose protein sequence is MFHGMPSGRQVFAIKGGLREERGERNRAKGGEKEKGKGEGAEAKGPNQRWDFAALFASAASGNPDPPFAWWFSFANARFVLVSEVASGEREQGAGLPFLLGFDLIGRDLVEEVERHGAKKMDGSEETSGRARSSSASRAAGGAGFSGSIDFSRGPNGCIWGWDQEEEEEKKKEDFVREEEKEELRRLLSFGIGGNGAGGGGGDVSLREWLDRAGRAVELLECLHVFRQVLEAAHKQGVVVGNVRPSCFVISPSNRVSFIESASFSTSGLGGSSSSAQGEGTEAFPEGPSSLLRDADGNAEKTTFPTKPILLMESSWYTSPEEADGAPATYASDVFRLGVLLFELFCAFDSLEDKLTAMADLRHRILPRQLLLNWPKEASFCLWLLHPQPDTRPKMSEVLRSEFLNRQINFLEEGESVSKISEEIEDQELLREFLLHLQYQKLDVAHRLHDAIACISSDIQEIQDQRSILTQNSFLKLNRDGHSSSLFTKIDQPARKRCRPDYKNELNNLGSEDPESVTELQIHQQNIAVKSSRLMKNFKKLEAAYFSARCRKSKSTHRPPNKPVPVSRCGTGSAVWTKQSSIDDTVLKGHGGREGKWVVSSFLEDLCKYLSFSKLKVRVNLKQGDLLNTMNLVCSMGFDRDKEFFATAGVNKKIKVFECDMILNKDRDIHYPIVEMINKSKLSCICWNSYIKSQIASSDFEGVVKVWDVTRSQSLAEMKEHERRVWSVDFSLTDPTKFVSGSDDGTVKLWSINKAILFLHMLYVCF, encoded by the exons ATGTTTCACGGCATGCCAAGCGGCCGCCAAGTATTCGCGATTAAAGGTGGGCTgagagaggagagaggagagaggaATCGAGCGAAGGGTGGCGAGAAAGAGAAAGGGAAAGGGGAAGGAGCGGAAGCGAAGGGACCGAATCAAAGGTGGGACTTTGCGGCTCTCTTCGCCTCCGCGGCGTCTGGTAATCCTGATCCGCCctttgcttggtggttctcgtttgCGAATGCTCGCTTTGTCTTAGTCTCTGAGGTAGCGAGCGGGGAGAGGGAGCAAGGCGCCGGTTTGCCTTTTTTGCTTGGGTTTGATTTGATCGGAAGGGATTTGGTGGAGGAGGTAGAGAGGCACGGGGCGAAGAAGATGGATGGTTCAGAGGAGACGTCGGGGCGGGCGCGGTCGTCATCGGCGTCCCGTGCAGCAGGCGGCGCCGGTTTCAGTGGCAGTATTGATTTTTCCCGTGGCCCAAACGGATGCATCTGGGGTTGGGatcaggaggaggaggaagagaagaaaaaagaGGATTTTGTgagggaggaggagaaggaggagctaCGCCGCTTGCTCTCCTTCGGAATCGGTGGCAACGGCGCTGGCGGTGGCGGCGGGGATGTCAGTCTTCGGGAATGGCTCGATCGGGCGGGACGGGCGGTGGAGCTCCTCGAGTGCTTGCACGTGTTCCGGCAGGTTCTGGAGGCGGCACACAAGCAGGGCGTCGTCGTCGGCAACGTGCGGCCCTCTTGTTTCGTGATATCGCCTTCTAACCGCGTCTCGTTCATCGAGTCTGCTTCTTTCTCCACCTCTGGCCTCGGCGGGTCGTCTTCCTCCGCTCAAGGCGAGGGCACTGAAGCGTTTCCCGAGGGCCCCTCCTCCCTGCTCAGGGACGCCGACGGCAATGCAGAAAAGACAACCTTCCCAACGAAACCGATCTTGCTTATGGAATCGAGTTGGTACACCAGCCCAGAGGAAGCCGACGGCGCTCCCGCCACATATGCTTCCGACGTTTTCCGATTAGGCGTCCTCCTGTTTGAG TTGTTCTGTGCCTTCGACTCATTGGAGGATAAGCTGACCGCCATGGCTGACCTCCGGCATCGCATCCTTCCTCGGCAGCTGCTGCTCAACTGGCCAAAGGAAGCTTCTTTCTGCCTGTGGCTGTTACACCCTCAGCCGGACACCCGGCCCAAGATGAG TGAAGTGTTGCGTAGTGAGTTCCTCAATCGACAAATAAATTTTTTGGAAGAGGGAGAATCCGTATCAAAGATTTCAGAAGAGATAGAAGATCAAGAATTGCTTAGGGAGTTTCTTTTGCATTTGCAGTATCAAAAGCTAGATGTTGCTCATAGATTGCATGACGCTATTGCTTGTATCTCTTCTGATATTCAAGAGATCCAAGATCAGAGGTCTATCCTCACACAGAAttcatttctaaaattgaacagAGATGGACACTCGTCGTCATTATTCACAAAAATTGATcaacctgcaagaaaacgttgcAGACCAGATTATAAGAACGAGCTCAATAATTTAGGTTCTGAGGATCCAGAATCAGTGACAGAATTGCAGATTCATCAGCAGAATATAGCGGTAAAGAGTTCGAGATTGATGAAGAATTTCAAAAAGTTGGAGGCAGCTTACTTTTCTGCAAGATGCAGGAAATCAAAATCAACACACAGACCACCAAATAAGCCCGTGCCAGTTTCGAGGTGTGGCACTGGATCAGCTGTTTGGACCAAGCAGAGTTCGATTGACGATACAGTTCTTAAAGGACATGGTGGAAGGGAAGGCAAATGGGTAGTAAGTTCATTTCTTGAGGACTTGTGTAAATACCTGTCTTTCAGCAAGTTGAAAGTTAGGGTGAACTTGAAGCAGGGTGATTTGTTGAATACCATGAACTTAGTATGTTCCATGGGTTTCGATAGGGACAAGGAGTTTTTCGCTACTGCTGGTGTGAATAAGAAAATCAAAGTCTTTGAATGCGATATGATTCTAAATAAAGATCGAGATATTCATTATCCCATTGTCGAAATGATTAACAAATCAAAACTCAGTTGTATTTGTTGGAACAGTTATATCAAGAGCCAGATAGCTTCGAGCGACTTTGAAGGTGTAGTGAAG GTATGGGATGTTACAAGAAGTCAAAGTTTGGCTGAAATGAAGGAACACGAGAGACGTGTATGGTCCGTTGATTTTTCACTCACCGACCCAACGAAGTTCGTTAGTGGAAGCGATGATGGTACCGTGAAGCTGTGGAGTATTAATAAGGCAATTCTATTCTTACACATGCTGTATGTCTGCTTTTGA
- the LOC122001534 gene encoding protein SPA1-RELATED 4-like isoform X1, whose translation MFHGMPSGRQVFAIKGGLREERGERNRAKGGEKEKGKGEGAEAKGPNQRWDFAALFASAASGNPDPPFAWWFSFANARFVLVSEVASGEREQGAGLPFLLGFDLIGRDLVEEVERHGAKKMDGSEETSGRARSSSASRAAGGAGFSGSIDFSRGPNGCIWGWDQEEEEEKKKEDFVREEEKEELRRLLSFGIGGNGAGGGGGDVSLREWLDRAGRAVELLECLHVFRQVLEAAHKQGVVVGNVRPSCFVISPSNRVSFIESASFSTSGLGGSSSSAQGEGTEAFPEGPSSLLRDADGNAEKTTFPTKPILLMESSWYTSPEEADGAPATYASDVFRLGVLLFELFCAFDSLEDKLTAMADLRHRILPRQLLLNWPKEASFCLWLLHPQPDTRPKMSEVLRSEFLNRQINFLEEGESVSKISEEIEDQELLREFLLHLQYQKLDVAHRLHDAIACISSDIQEIQDQRSILTQNSFLKLNRDGHSSSLFTKIDQPARKRCRPDYKNELNNLGSEDPESVTELQIHQQNIAVKSSRLMKNFKKLEAAYFSARCRKSKSTHRPPNKPVPVSRCGTGSAVWTKQSSIDDTVLKGHGGREGKWVVSSFLEDLCKYLSFSKLKVRVNLKQGDLLNTMNLVCSMGFDRDKEFFATAGVNKKIKVFECDMILNKDRDIHYPIVEMINKSKLSCICWNSYIKSQIASSDFEGVVKVWDVTRSQSLAEMKEHERRVWSVDFSLTDPTKFVSGSDDGTVKLWSINKAGSTGSIRTKANVCSVQFHPDSAYSLAVGSANHRVYCYDLRNLRMPFCTLPGHTKTVSYVRYLDASHLVSASTDNTLTLWNLPTCTTSAADNILQTFSGHTNNQNFVGLSVYDGYIATGSETNEVFVYHKSFPMPILSYKFGSADQISSQSNNDATQFVSCVCWQGQSTMLLAANSSGSIKFLEMV comes from the exons ATGTTTCACGGCATGCCAAGCGGCCGCCAAGTATTCGCGATTAAAGGTGGGCTgagagaggagagaggagagaggaATCGAGCGAAGGGTGGCGAGAAAGAGAAAGGGAAAGGGGAAGGAGCGGAAGCGAAGGGACCGAATCAAAGGTGGGACTTTGCGGCTCTCTTCGCCTCCGCGGCGTCTGGTAATCCTGATCCGCCctttgcttggtggttctcgtttgCGAATGCTCGCTTTGTCTTAGTCTCTGAGGTAGCGAGCGGGGAGAGGGAGCAAGGCGCCGGTTTGCCTTTTTTGCTTGGGTTTGATTTGATCGGAAGGGATTTGGTGGAGGAGGTAGAGAGGCACGGGGCGAAGAAGATGGATGGTTCAGAGGAGACGTCGGGGCGGGCGCGGTCGTCATCGGCGTCCCGTGCAGCAGGCGGCGCCGGTTTCAGTGGCAGTATTGATTTTTCCCGTGGCCCAAACGGATGCATCTGGGGTTGGGatcaggaggaggaggaagagaagaaaaaagaGGATTTTGTgagggaggaggagaaggaggagctaCGCCGCTTGCTCTCCTTCGGAATCGGTGGCAACGGCGCTGGCGGTGGCGGCGGGGATGTCAGTCTTCGGGAATGGCTCGATCGGGCGGGACGGGCGGTGGAGCTCCTCGAGTGCTTGCACGTGTTCCGGCAGGTTCTGGAGGCGGCACACAAGCAGGGCGTCGTCGTCGGCAACGTGCGGCCCTCTTGTTTCGTGATATCGCCTTCTAACCGCGTCTCGTTCATCGAGTCTGCTTCTTTCTCCACCTCTGGCCTCGGCGGGTCGTCTTCCTCCGCTCAAGGCGAGGGCACTGAAGCGTTTCCCGAGGGCCCCTCCTCCCTGCTCAGGGACGCCGACGGCAATGCAGAAAAGACAACCTTCCCAACGAAACCGATCTTGCTTATGGAATCGAGTTGGTACACCAGCCCAGAGGAAGCCGACGGCGCTCCCGCCACATATGCTTCCGACGTTTTCCGATTAGGCGTCCTCCTGTTTGAG TTGTTCTGTGCCTTCGACTCATTGGAGGATAAGCTGACCGCCATGGCTGACCTCCGGCATCGCATCCTTCCTCGGCAGCTGCTGCTCAACTGGCCAAAGGAAGCTTCTTTCTGCCTGTGGCTGTTACACCCTCAGCCGGACACCCGGCCCAAGATGAG TGAAGTGTTGCGTAGTGAGTTCCTCAATCGACAAATAAATTTTTTGGAAGAGGGAGAATCCGTATCAAAGATTTCAGAAGAGATAGAAGATCAAGAATTGCTTAGGGAGTTTCTTTTGCATTTGCAGTATCAAAAGCTAGATGTTGCTCATAGATTGCATGACGCTATTGCTTGTATCTCTTCTGATATTCAAGAGATCCAAGATCAGAGGTCTATCCTCACACAGAAttcatttctaaaattgaacagAGATGGACACTCGTCGTCATTATTCACAAAAATTGATcaacctgcaagaaaacgttgcAGACCAGATTATAAGAACGAGCTCAATAATTTAGGTTCTGAGGATCCAGAATCAGTGACAGAATTGCAGATTCATCAGCAGAATATAGCGGTAAAGAGTTCGAGATTGATGAAGAATTTCAAAAAGTTGGAGGCAGCTTACTTTTCTGCAAGATGCAGGAAATCAAAATCAACACACAGACCACCAAATAAGCCCGTGCCAGTTTCGAGGTGTGGCACTGGATCAGCTGTTTGGACCAAGCAGAGTTCGATTGACGATACAGTTCTTAAAGGACATGGTGGAAGGGAAGGCAAATGGGTAGTAAGTTCATTTCTTGAGGACTTGTGTAAATACCTGTCTTTCAGCAAGTTGAAAGTTAGGGTGAACTTGAAGCAGGGTGATTTGTTGAATACCATGAACTTAGTATGTTCCATGGGTTTCGATAGGGACAAGGAGTTTTTCGCTACTGCTGGTGTGAATAAGAAAATCAAAGTCTTTGAATGCGATATGATTCTAAATAAAGATCGAGATATTCATTATCCCATTGTCGAAATGATTAACAAATCAAAACTCAGTTGTATTTGTTGGAACAGTTATATCAAGAGCCAGATAGCTTCGAGCGACTTTGAAGGTGTAGTGAAG GTATGGGATGTTACAAGAAGTCAAAGTTTGGCTGAAATGAAGGAACACGAGAGACGTGTATGGTCCGTTGATTTTTCACTCACCGACCCAACGAAGTTCGTTAGTGGAAGCGATGATGGTACCGTGAAGCTGTGGAGTATTAATAAG GCTGGAAGCACCGGTTCTATCAGAACCAAGGCTAATGTTTGTTCTGTTCAGTTTCATCCAGATTCTGCATACTCACTCGCAGTTGGTTCAGCTAATCATCGGGTCTATTGCTATGATCTCCGGAACTTGAGGATGCCTTTTTGTACATTACCCGGTCATACAAAAACTGTGAGCTATGTGAGGTATCTAGATGCATCGCATCTTGTCTCTGCGTCCACCGATAATACGTTGACGCTATGGAATTTGCCTACATGTACAACGAGTGCAGCTGACAATATACTTCAAACCTTTTCAGGTCATACAAACAATCAG AACTTTGTAGGTCTATCAGTATACGATGGATATATCGCCACTGGCTCGGAAACAAATGAG GTCTTTGTCTATCATAAATCATTCCCTATGCCTATCTTGTCTTACAAATTTGGGAGTGCCGACCAAATATCAAGCCAGTCAAACAATGACGCTACACAGTTTGTGTCTTGTGTCTGCTGGCAAGGTCAGTCGACGATGCTGCTCGCAGCCAACTCGAGTGGCAGCATCAAGTTCTTGGAGATGGTCTAA